Proteins from a single region of Desulfobacter postgatei 2ac9:
- the satP gene encoding acetate uptake transporter: MKDERLANPGPLGLMGFGMTTVLLNIHNAGFFEISSMILAMGLFYGGTAQIIAGILEFKKGNTFGVTAFISYGHFWLTLVALILLPKLGWADPTPAKFMACYLFMWGIFTLFMFFGTLKSNRGLQFVFASLTVLFFLLAVKDWTGSHLIGTIAGFEGIICGLSAIYLAMAEVLNEQYRKVILPVG; the protein is encoded by the coding sequence ATGAAAGACGAAAGATTAGCAAATCCGGGACCTCTCGGACTGATGGGCTTTGGAATGACAACTGTGCTTTTGAACATTCATAATGCCGGTTTTTTTGAAATCAGTTCCATGATTCTGGCAATGGGCCTTTTTTACGGGGGTACGGCGCAGATTATCGCCGGCATTCTTGAGTTTAAAAAAGGGAATACATTTGGAGTTACAGCATTCATATCCTATGGTCACTTCTGGTTGACTCTGGTGGCGCTTATCCTGTTGCCTAAACTCGGCTGGGCAGATCCGACGCCCGCAAAATTCATGGCTTGCTACCTTTTCATGTGGGGCATCTTTACACTGTTCATGTTTTTCGGAACATTAAAATCGAACAGAGGGCTTCAATTTGTTTTTGCATCGTTGACGGTATTGTTTTTTCTTCTTGCAGTCAAAGACTGGACAGGTTCACATCTTATCGGAACAATTGCCGGTTTTGAAGGTATCATCTGCGGACTGAGCGCTATTTATCTTGCCATGGCGGAAGTTCTCAACGAACAATACCGTAAAGTAATCCTTCCAGTTGGCTAA
- the tnpC gene encoding IS66 family transposase has protein sequence MHQIDGQTIDLQADSQPYISIPESEYLELRNQVGYWKGMHQKALLREEGLKQEIKEKDGQIRDLKNRLFGKKTEKRPSKTEKANPKSNENKRPRGQQPGSEGHGLTERPDLPVVYEQACFPQNPVCPCCGLPYTLDGSSGPETQIIEVDVKAYTRRIVRQTGTKICSCKGVPQTITAPMPPKLMPKSPYGISIWADVLLNKFRYCQPTNRLLNHYEELGLPISAGTISGGLNNLKELFEPICNRLYLQQMTEDRFHQDESSWKVFEEIEGKIGNKWWLWVSRSESVVYFLIAPGRGADIPISYFKNTRKGKIIVVCDRYSAYKSLANKMPFIILAFCWAHVRRDFLDAARKYPELEEWAFCWIEKIAQLYHINNLRCAAFDKALPVQWQSESFKKRHESVINKMNEMTQDRDAFIESHNPDDPNSTLLSNAKYKILKSLKNHWDGLSVFVEHPEVPMDNNKGENAIRNPVTGRRNFYGSASVWSAQLAAMMFSLFKTLELWGLNCHHWLNSYLNACALNHGKAPEQLSRFLPWEMDKARLEKLSKPIDTS, from the coding sequence ATGCATCAAATTGATGGTCAGACTATTGATCTGCAGGCTGATTCACAGCCATATATTTCAATCCCAGAGAGCGAATATCTGGAATTAAGAAACCAGGTGGGGTATTGGAAAGGCATGCACCAAAAAGCTCTTTTGCGGGAAGAAGGGCTCAAGCAAGAAATAAAAGAAAAAGATGGCCAAATCCGGGATCTGAAAAACCGATTATTTGGGAAAAAAACCGAAAAGAGACCTTCAAAAACAGAAAAAGCCAATCCAAAATCAAATGAAAACAAAAGGCCTCGTGGTCAACAACCTGGAAGTGAAGGTCACGGCCTGACAGAGCGTCCTGATCTTCCTGTAGTATACGAACAAGCTTGTTTTCCCCAAAATCCAGTATGCCCTTGTTGCGGGTTGCCCTATACACTTGATGGGAGTTCAGGACCTGAAACCCAAATTATTGAGGTTGACGTCAAAGCCTACACAAGGAGAATTGTCCGTCAGACAGGAACAAAAATATGCTCGTGCAAAGGGGTGCCTCAAACGATTACTGCGCCAATGCCTCCAAAGCTGATGCCCAAAAGCCCATACGGAATTTCAATCTGGGCAGACGTTTTGTTGAACAAATTTCGTTATTGCCAGCCGACCAATCGTCTTTTAAATCATTATGAGGAGCTTGGTTTACCCATTTCAGCCGGTACAATTTCAGGCGGCTTGAACAATCTCAAAGAATTATTTGAACCCATCTGCAACAGGCTTTACCTTCAACAAATGACCGAAGACAGATTCCATCAAGATGAAAGCAGCTGGAAGGTTTTTGAAGAAATTGAAGGTAAAATCGGAAATAAATGGTGGTTATGGGTCAGTCGTTCTGAATCCGTTGTCTATTTCCTGATTGCGCCGGGACGAGGTGCAGATATTCCGATATCATATTTTAAAAATACCCGGAAAGGTAAAATCATTGTTGTCTGCGACCGATACAGCGCCTATAAATCACTGGCTAACAAAATGCCTTTCATTATTCTGGCCTTTTGTTGGGCACACGTCCGCCGTGATTTCCTGGATGCAGCCAGGAAGTATCCGGAATTGGAAGAATGGGCGTTTTGCTGGATTGAGAAAATCGCACAGCTGTATCATATAAACAACCTTCGTTGTGCAGCCTTTGATAAAGCATTACCTGTGCAATGGCAGTCGGAATCATTCAAAAAGCGACATGAATCTGTGATTAACAAGATGAATGAAATGACGCAGGACCGAGATGCATTTATAGAATCACACAATCCCGATGACCCTAATTCCACCCTGTTATCCAATGCTAAATACAAAATTTTGAAAAGCCTGAAAAACCATTGGGACGGATTGAGTGTGTTTGTTGAACACCCGGAAGTCCCCATGGATAATAATAAAGGTGAAAATGCCATTCGGAATCCAGTAACAGGTCGTAGAAATTTTTATGGTTCAGCAAGTGTATGGAGCGCTCAACTGGCAGCAATGATGTTTTCACTTTTTAAAACCTTGGAGTTGTGGGGACTGAACTGTCACCACTGGTTAAATTCGTACCTTAATGCCTGCGCTCTAAACCATGGGAAAGCGCCTGAACAATTATCACGGTTTCTTCCCTGGGAAATGGATAAGGCCCGCCTGGAGAAATTGTCAAAACCGATAGATACCTCATGA
- a CDS encoding transposase — MNEITTLLTCMHPLLDINTYRHLLIISQALLMMTGRITMLGISRWTEKGCSYRTIQRFFSKNIPWCSLNWAIAKTFLKKSSIILIAGDATTVTKSGKRTFGLGRFFSSIYSRAVPGIAFQTLSLLDVEKRTSWPILIEQMLPKPKSKKPVTTKSKKEKQGRGRPQRFKKQEQPQCCTQCRDDAGTDHAAKTFKADWGDAPTCLLSI, encoded by the coding sequence ATGAATGAAATTACCACACTTTTAACTTGTATGCACCCCTTACTTGACATAAACACTTACCGTCACCTTCTGATTATCAGTCAAGCCTTGCTGATGATGACAGGTAGAATTACCATGCTGGGTATCAGTCGCTGGACAGAGAAAGGATGCAGCTATCGTACTATACAACGCTTTTTTTCAAAAAATATTCCCTGGTGTTCACTCAACTGGGCAATAGCGAAAACATTTTTGAAAAAATCAAGCATCATTCTTATTGCGGGCGATGCCACAACAGTAACCAAGTCAGGTAAGAGAACCTTTGGTCTTGGCAGGTTTTTCTCTTCTATCTACTCACGTGCAGTTCCTGGTATTGCCTTTCAAACCCTTTCATTGCTGGATGTTGAAAAACGAACTTCATGGCCAATCTTGATAGAACAGATGCTTCCAAAGCCAAAGTCGAAAAAGCCTGTAACAACGAAAAGCAAAAAAGAAAAGCAAGGTCGAGGAAGACCCCAAAGGTTCAAAAAACAAGAACAACCGCAATGTTGTACTCAATGCAGAGATGACGCAGGTACAGACCATGCTGCAAAAACTTTTAAAGCTGATTGGGGAGACGCTCCAACCTGTTTACTTTCTATATGA
- a CDS encoding sigma-54 interaction domain-containing protein, which yields MLKYTPIAQFAIGTDHKVKAWNKACELLTGVSAEEIVGTDDQWKIFYPKKRPILADLVVEQDYEKFLEKYGTKKPAQSSIVPNAWEATDYFENFNGKPRYIYFLAAPVFDDEGNITGAVTTLQDITLRKIQKEAMKRESEQLQQQYSLLQSSMGERFKFCNIIGKSKKMQEVYDVIIRAAASADSVVIYGESGVGKELVARAIHDTSQRKDAPFIPVNCGAISEALLENEFFGHVKGAFTGAYSDKKGFLSNVEGGTLFLDEVGELSLSMQVKLLRAIEGGGFSPVGSTEVLYSDFRIVAASNQNLWEEVQKGRFRSDFFYRLYVIPIDIPPLRERKEDLALLTDYFFSQMDSPLHFDVLPGKDIKKIYNYHWPGNVRELQNVLRRYVTFNSLDFMALPDIDPPVIQPQPPSGIVTVSDSETELPLTDAAARFEKQLILSALNNCRWHREQAAEKLGISRRTLYRKMMAHGLISAI from the coding sequence GTGCTTAAATATACGCCGATTGCCCAGTTTGCCATAGGGACCGACCACAAGGTAAAGGCCTGGAACAAAGCCTGTGAACTTCTCACCGGTGTTTCCGCTGAGGAGATTGTCGGCACGGACGATCAGTGGAAGATTTTTTATCCAAAAAAAAGACCTATTTTGGCCGATCTTGTGGTCGAGCAGGACTATGAAAAATTTCTTGAGAAATATGGCACAAAAAAACCGGCCCAGTCCAGCATCGTGCCCAATGCCTGGGAAGCAACAGACTATTTTGAAAATTTTAACGGAAAACCAAGATATATATATTTTTTGGCGGCCCCTGTTTTTGATGATGAAGGCAACATTACAGGGGCAGTGACAACACTTCAGGATATTACGCTTCGCAAAATTCAGAAAGAGGCCATGAAGCGTGAATCCGAACAGCTCCAGCAACAGTATTCACTGTTGCAGTCCTCTATGGGTGAGCGTTTCAAGTTCTGCAATATCATCGGCAAAAGTAAAAAAATGCAGGAGGTCTATGATGTAATTATACGGGCGGCAGCCAGTGCTGACAGTGTTGTTATCTACGGCGAATCCGGGGTAGGAAAAGAGCTGGTTGCAAGAGCCATACACGATACCAGTCAAAGAAAAGACGCACCATTTATTCCTGTCAACTGTGGTGCTATTTCTGAAGCTCTTTTGGAAAATGAGTTTTTTGGTCATGTAAAAGGCGCCTTTACCGGTGCATATAGTGATAAGAAGGGCTTTCTTTCCAATGTAGAGGGCGGCACCCTGTTTCTTGATGAGGTTGGAGAACTTTCCTTGAGCATGCAGGTCAAGCTTTTGCGGGCGATAGAAGGAGGCGGGTTTTCGCCGGTCGGGAGTACTGAGGTGCTTTATTCCGATTTCAGAATTGTTGCCGCAAGCAACCAGAATTTATGGGAGGAGGTTCAAAAAGGCAGGTTCCGCAGCGATTTTTTTTACCGTCTATATGTGATACCAATAGATATTCCGCCCCTTCGTGAACGCAAGGAAGACCTTGCTCTCCTTACCGATTATTTTTTCAGCCAGATGGATTCACCCCTTCACTTTGATGTTTTGCCCGGAAAAGACATAAAAAAGATATACAATTACCACTGGCCCGGAAATGTCAGGGAGTTGCAGAATGTTCTTCGCAGATACGTTACCTTCAACAGCCTTGATTTTATGGCTCTCCCGGATATCGACCCCCCTGTAATTCAGCCTCAACCGCCCTCCGGAATCGTTACCGTTTCCGATTCAGAAACAGAGCTTCCGCTGACAGATGCCGCTGCCCGGTTTGAGAAGCAGCTTATTCTTTCTGCCCTTAATAACTGCCGGTGGCACAGAGAACAAGCCGCTGAAAAACTGGGTATCTCCCGCAGGACACTTTATCGCAAAATGATGGCTCACGGGCTCATAAGCGCTATATAA
- a CDS encoding dynamin family protein: protein MHRENYMNALREDIVDTITTHLTPMAQRYGYSDIPLETNVKWRPMVLVIGNYSSGKSSLINEFLGAKIQDTGQAPTDDSFTVLTYDDSVPETEGIQVVEQRDGKSLLNDPEYPFSTLRKHGQRFAAHFQLKRINSPFLKNLAIIDTPGMLDSISEMDRGYDYQEVLGDLAQKAGLVLVLFDAHKAGTVREAYKSIRETLTAHTSEDRIIFVLNRIDECTTFNDLLRVYGTLCWNLSQITGRKDIPMIRMTYSSNASTINKNPATQPPFLPLLENQREDLKQTILKTPLRRLDHLATYLEIHGERLAHYIEALQAFALEFQSFRIKKMVIGLLISLLGGGLIAFTLMMLAGMADPTILLSVGGIGAGLIMTLWLAFFQKKLEQKFRITRLEDLDTLTPITDQTRKDSWGAIRDLVYQHLKNNKGDYTLYELKLDRFDIRQVNENGTQKIREALSEFRSMSKDDLEEWEKNSVVREAYKKEKKKKKEMAEAELLTDTIRHLY from the coding sequence ATGCATCGTGAAAATTATATGAATGCCCTTCGGGAAGATATCGTGGATACCATAACTACACACCTGACACCGATGGCCCAACGGTACGGTTACAGCGACATACCTCTGGAGACCAATGTAAAATGGCGTCCCATGGTGCTGGTCATCGGCAACTATTCGTCCGGCAAATCTTCCCTGATCAATGAATTTCTGGGTGCAAAAATTCAGGACACAGGCCAGGCCCCCACAGATGATTCATTCACCGTACTGACCTATGATGATTCCGTGCCGGAAACAGAAGGAATACAGGTGGTGGAACAACGAGACGGCAAGTCCCTGCTGAATGATCCGGAATACCCCTTTTCCACCCTTCGCAAACACGGCCAGCGTTTTGCAGCCCATTTTCAACTGAAAAGAATAAACTCGCCTTTTTTGAAAAATCTTGCCATCATTGATACCCCCGGTATGCTTGACAGCATTTCCGAGATGGACCGCGGATATGATTATCAGGAGGTCCTCGGTGATCTGGCCCAGAAAGCCGGACTGGTGCTGGTTCTGTTTGACGCCCATAAGGCCGGAACCGTGCGGGAGGCCTATAAAAGCATTCGGGAGACGCTGACCGCCCATACCTCTGAAGATCGAATCATCTTTGTACTCAACCGTATTGATGAATGCACCACTTTTAATGATCTGCTGCGGGTTTATGGAACCTTGTGCTGGAATCTTTCCCAAATTACCGGACGAAAGGATATCCCCATGATCCGGATGACCTATTCGTCCAATGCATCCACCATCAACAAAAATCCGGCAACTCAGCCCCCGTTTCTCCCCCTTCTTGAAAATCAACGGGAGGATTTAAAACAGACCATTTTAAAAACTCCCTTGCGCAGACTGGATCATCTGGCCACCTATCTGGAGATTCACGGGGAGCGTCTGGCCCATTATATTGAAGCACTTCAGGCCTTTGCCCTGGAATTCCAAAGTTTCCGCATAAAAAAAATGGTTATCGGGCTTCTGATCAGCCTTCTGGGAGGAGGCCTGATTGCCTTTACCTTGATGATGCTGGCCGGAATGGCGGATCCCACCATCCTGTTGTCCGTGGGCGGTATCGGTGCCGGTCTGATTATGACTTTATGGCTGGCATTTTTCCAGAAAAAGCTGGAACAAAAATTTCGCATCACTCGGCTGGAAGATCTTGATACCCTCACTCCCATTACAGACCAGACCCGCAAAGACAGTTGGGGCGCTATCCGGGATCTGGTATATCAGCATTTAAAAAACAACAAAGGCGATTATACCCTTTATGAGCTCAAATTGGATCGATTTGACATCCGGCAGGTCAATGAAAATGGCACACAAAAGATTCGGGAGGCCTTGAGCGAATTCCGGAGCATGTCTAAGGATGATTTGGAAGAATGGGAAAAAAACAGTGTGGTCCGAGAAGCTTATAAAAAGGAAAAAAAGAAAAAAAAGGAAATGGCCGAGGCCGAGCTTCTGACAGACACGATACGGCATTTGTACTAA
- a CDS encoding transposase encodes MLQKLLKLIGETLQPVYFLYDGAFGNNAAVQMTRQVGLDLISKLRNNSALYFKWDGVYSGKGRLPVYGDKVDYKNLPAAHLKSEETKKQILTRIYQMNVIHKKFTDALNVVIIEKKNVKTGKIATVILFSTDLELDWKNIIDYYRLRFQIEFNFRDAKQHWGLEDFMVIKEHSVINSANLSMWMVNVSQAMLVTSGEKSILDLKARHHGLRYAQEIFKILPENTKPINIVQLFEKIPVLGRIHGEKKAA; translated from the coding sequence ATGCTGCAAAAACTTTTAAAGCTGATTGGGGAGACGCTCCAACCTGTTTACTTTCTATATGACGGTGCATTTGGCAATAATGCGGCTGTTCAAATGACACGACAAGTCGGTTTGGATCTAATCTCTAAATTACGCAACAACTCCGCCCTGTATTTCAAGTGGGATGGAGTCTATTCCGGCAAGGGGCGGCTCCCAGTTTATGGTGACAAAGTTGATTATAAAAATCTTCCTGCGGCGCATCTAAAATCAGAAGAGACAAAAAAACAGATCCTCACCCGCATCTACCAAATGAACGTGATACACAAAAAATTTACTGACGCTCTGAACGTAGTAATCATAGAGAAAAAAAACGTAAAAACGGGTAAGATAGCCACCGTAATTCTGTTTAGCACCGATCTTGAACTTGACTGGAAAAATATCATTGACTATTACCGTTTGAGATTCCAGATTGAATTTAACTTTCGTGATGCAAAACAACACTGGGGTCTTGAGGATTTCATGGTCATAAAAGAACACTCAGTCATCAACTCCGCCAATTTATCCATGTGGATGGTCAATGTTTCTCAGGCAATGCTGGTGACATCCGGTGAAAAAAGTATTCTCGACCTGAAAGCCCGTCATCACGGCCTTCGTTATGCACAGGAAATATTTAAAATACTTCCTGAAAACACAAAACCGATTAATATTGTGCAGCTATTTGAAAAGATTCCTGTCTTAGGACGGATTCATGGGGAGAAAAAGGCTGCTTAG
- a CDS encoding DUF2333 family protein, producing the protein MEEAKNADNVGDAVKKKSFLKKILLTKWFVITVLILGVSGYAAWWGWGMNWWTDFSAKIGGQTHGTQVAQKIDADHDTDSTAKDTTHGTQTTHQPALQKQDSHVTAQHTPEPQNHTTPQTTFNKTADEHKTVTHAPLKPAAENVTAHAAPVVRTGPHGVAFVDACIRPLDYELNHRFWGWRPNDIIRFTDNINKLQLGILEVTRRTAVALAENLSRTGSTDAYIPSLEYAMNSFMIKSTEYMFPSAENKYQEGLDEWRNYQKMLEKGEANFYRRIDNLVPLLKAYESILGSCDENLVKELGKISTFKADDVFYYTKGVATAMATILEAVAVDFHDTISDQGTDLIHHAVEALHHASHLDPWIVLEGSPDGVLANHRANLAASISHARFYLDVLSRSLTGNL; encoded by the coding sequence ATGGAAGAGGCGAAGAATGCTGACAACGTTGGGGATGCTGTAAAAAAAAAGAGTTTTTTAAAAAAGATACTCTTAACCAAATGGTTTGTCATCACAGTGTTGATCCTGGGCGTTTCCGGGTATGCGGCATGGTGGGGCTGGGGTATGAATTGGTGGACGGATTTTTCGGCAAAAATAGGCGGTCAAACCCATGGGACGCAAGTTGCCCAGAAAATAGACGCAGACCATGACACTGATAGCACGGCAAAAGACACCACACATGGCACCCAGACCACGCATCAGCCCGCGCTACAAAAACAGGATTCCCACGTAACCGCCCAGCATACGCCCGAACCCCAAAATCACACAACCCCTCAAACCACTTTTAATAAGACCGCCGATGAACATAAAACAGTCACTCATGCGCCCTTAAAACCGGCTGCCGAAAATGTAACGGCGCATGCCGCGCCAGTGGTTCGCACAGGTCCCCATGGAGTGGCCTTTGTGGATGCCTGCATCCGCCCCCTTGATTATGAGTTAAACCACAGGTTCTGGGGATGGCGGCCCAATGACATCATCAGATTTACCGATAATATCAATAAATTGCAATTGGGCATTTTGGAAGTGACCCGCAGAACAGCTGTGGCATTGGCCGAAAACCTGTCACGGACCGGAAGCACCGACGCATATATTCCCAGTCTGGAATACGCCATGAACTCATTCATGATCAAATCCACCGAATATATGTTTCCATCGGCTGAAAACAAATATCAGGAGGGGTTGGACGAGTGGCGAAATTATCAGAAAATGCTGGAAAAAGGGGAGGCTAATTTTTACCGGCGGATAGACAACCTGGTTCCTTTGCTCAAGGCATATGAAAGCATCCTGGGCAGTTGCGATGAAAATCTGGTCAAGGAATTGGGAAAGATCAGTACCTTTAAGGCCGATGATGTCTTTTATTACACAAAGGGCGTGGCAACTGCCATGGCCACAATCCTTGAGGCAGTGGCCGTGGATTTTCACGACACCATCTCTGATCAGGGCACGGATCTAATCCATCACGCTGTTGAAGCCCTTCATCATGCCTCGCACCTGGACCCCTGGATCGTTCTGGAGGGCAGCCCGGACGGCGTATTAGCCAATCATCGGGCCAACTTAGCAGCCTCTATAAGCCATGCCCGCTTCTATCTTGACGTACTCTCCAGGTCACTAACAGGCAACCTGTAA
- a CDS encoding formate/nitrite transporter family protein, with the protein MKNFLAPEELAPTLVSWGANKANKLILHLLLLGFLAGAYIGFAAHLATVVGTGAFGWIGLKKFFMGAVFSVGLMLVIIPGSELWTGNTMMTMALLDKKITLIQMVRNWFWVYLGNLLGSVFLAWMIVSQTGLMDGVFGATALQIATAKVTTEIAGSNHNLAYFFRAVGCNWLVCLAVLLAISAQEISGKILGIFFPIMAFVTAGFEHAIANMYFIPAGIFAKQLPLAVRGSAIDATLLTRLNWSSMWHSNLIAVTLGNFIGGGIFVGVVYWLVYLRKENSR; encoded by the coding sequence ATGAAAAATTTCCTTGCTCCGGAAGAATTGGCCCCAACCCTGGTCTCCTGGGGAGCAAACAAAGCCAATAAATTAATTTTGCATCTTCTTCTGCTTGGCTTTCTGGCCGGAGCCTATATCGGTTTTGCTGCCCACCTGGCAACTGTTGTTGGAACCGGTGCATTCGGCTGGATTGGTTTAAAAAAATTTTTTATGGGTGCGGTCTTCAGCGTTGGTCTGATGCTGGTGATCATCCCTGGTTCAGAACTTTGGACAGGTAACACCATGATGACCATGGCCCTGCTCGACAAAAAAATCACCTTGATCCAGATGGTGCGTAACTGGTTCTGGGTCTATCTTGGTAATTTGCTGGGATCTGTCTTTCTCGCCTGGATGATCGTTTCTCAAACCGGTCTCATGGATGGTGTTTTTGGCGCCACCGCTTTGCAAATAGCAACAGCCAAAGTGACCACAGAAATTGCCGGCAGTAACCACAACCTTGCCTATTTCTTCCGTGCTGTCGGTTGTAACTGGCTTGTTTGTCTGGCTGTATTGCTGGCCATTTCTGCCCAGGAAATCAGTGGTAAGATTTTGGGGATTTTTTTCCCGATCATGGCCTTTGTGACAGCAGGTTTCGAACACGCCATTGCCAACATGTACTTCATCCCTGCGGGAATCTTTGCCAAGCAGTTGCCGTTAGCTGTCAGAGGCTCAGCCATTGACGCTACATTACTGACCAGGCTCAACTGGTCCAGCATGTGGCATAGTAACTTGATTGCCGTCACCCTAGGAAATTTTATCGGTGGTGGAATCTTCGTTGGCGTTGTCTACTGGCTGGTCTATCTTCGTAAAGAAAATTCCAGATAG
- a CDS encoding DUF4338 domain-containing protein, whose protein sequence is MIRYCGRDFTRTEITQIKALIKNNPQFNRTRLSIEVCRILQWFKPDGKTKDMSCRVAMLKMEKDGVICLPPSTQKTKRDRRIKLTSATDPQSRVVCPVHRLPELNLQIVTKATSGLWNEYIERYHYLGHKPLPGAQLRYFITAGEQIVALAGFGAAAWQTAPRDQFIGWTHDQRKANLHLIVNNARFLILPWIQSKNLASKVLSLITHRLPDDWHNKYNIRPVLLETFVQKDRFAGTCYKAANWQIVGETKGRGKLGANPKKGTVIVPIKDVWVYPLDQNFRTLLKST, encoded by the coding sequence ATGATCCGATACTGTGGCCGGGATTTTACCCGAACAGAAATAACACAGATCAAGGCTCTCATAAAAAACAATCCCCAGTTCAACCGAACGCGACTTTCAATAGAGGTGTGCCGGATTCTCCAATGGTTCAAACCGGATGGAAAAACCAAAGATATGTCGTGCCGTGTTGCTATGCTGAAGATGGAAAAGGATGGGGTGATATGCCTGCCGCCCTCTACTCAAAAAACAAAGCGTGACCGACGCATTAAATTAACGTCAGCTACGGATCCGCAAAGCCGGGTTGTCTGTCCGGTTCATCGTTTGCCGGAACTTAATTTGCAGATCGTTACCAAAGCGACATCTGGTTTGTGGAATGAATACATCGAAAGGTATCATTATCTTGGGCATAAGCCGTTGCCAGGTGCCCAACTTCGATATTTCATTACTGCCGGCGAACAGATCGTTGCCCTGGCAGGGTTCGGTGCAGCGGCATGGCAAACCGCACCAAGAGATCAGTTTATTGGATGGACTCATGATCAAAGAAAGGCAAATTTGCATTTGATTGTGAATAATGCCAGATTCCTTATTTTGCCATGGATTCAATCAAAAAATTTGGCATCCAAAGTTCTCTCATTAATCACACACCGACTCCCGGATGATTGGCACAACAAGTATAATATCCGGCCTGTCCTGCTTGAGACGTTTGTTCAAAAAGATCGTTTCGCAGGGACCTGTTATAAAGCCGCAAACTGGCAAATTGTTGGAGAAACTAAAGGGCGGGGTAAATTAGGTGCTAACCCAAAGAAAGGGACGGTGATTGTTCCCATCAAAGATGTTTGGGTTTATCCTCTGGACCAGAATTTTAGGACGTTACTCAAATCAACTTAA